The Streptomyces sp. ICC1 DNA window GCGCAGGCCTGGTCCGAGGACCGCGCCGCGCACGGCCCGTTCGCGGCGGAGTCCGCGCGCGGCGACCTGCTCGCGTCCGGCGCGGCGCACCACCGGCCCGCCCGGGCCGCGGAGGCCGCGCGAAGCGACGTACCGGCGGCGCGGGTGGACATCCCGCACCCGCAGGATGAGGAGGCGGTCTACGCGGGCGCGGCCGCCCCGCGCCTGCGGAACGCGGACACCGAAACCGCGCGCCCCCACCCGCAGGACAACCCGTGGCCCCCGGCCGCGGAGCCCGAGCCCGTCTTCCACACCGCCGGGGCGGACCGGGTGCCGCCCCCCGGCGCGTCCGGGTCCGACCGGCAGGCCGGACCGTACGCGGCGCGCGACCTGGCGCACGACCTGCCGGTGCCGGTCGGCGCCATGGCCGAGCCCGCGCCCACCGCACCCGCCCCGTCCGACGCCCCAAAGGGCGACCCCTTCACCTTCACCGGCCCCGCCTTCCGGGACGCGCCGGCGCGGCCCGACCACGGCCCGGCCGGTACGGCGCCCCAGACCGGCTCCGGGTTCCCGGGCGCGGCCGCTCGGACCGACTGCCGCACCGCCGGTACGGAGCCCGGCTTCGACGACGCGGCCGTTCGGGCCGAGACCCGCTCCGCCGTGGCTCCGGCCGGGCCGTTCGGCCGGGCGGAGTCCGGTAGCGACCAGCAGGAGGTGCACGGCGGTTCGCCCGTCGCGCCGGCTCCGGCGTGGTCCGTGCCCGCCCCTGCCCTTGCCGACCGGGACGACCTGCGCGACCAGTCCCGGTCCGTGCCCGGACCCGCCGGAGCGGTCCGGGAGCAGGCCGCCGACGGCGGCGTACCGGCCCGGGCCGAAGACCGGCCCGCCGCCCCGCGCGGCGGAGCCGATCGGCCGGGTGGGGCGGAGCCTGGCGGTACGGAGCCGTGCGGCGGGCCCGCCTTCGACGGCGGAGCCGGGCCCCGGGCCGCGCGGCCCGGCCCGCGCGCCGACACCGTCGAGCAGTCCGCCCGGACGGCCGGGGAGCCGGCCGGCGCCGTGGCCGCGGCCGCGGCCACGGTGTCCCGGGTGGTCACCGCCCCCGGCGGATCCGGTCGGCCCTTCGGCCAGGCCGGTACCGCGGCGAGCGCCGGTTCCGTCTTCGACGGCGGAGCCGACTCGGACGGCCCCTCGGCCGGCCACCCCTGCGCCGGTCCGGCCGAGCAGCACGAGCAGCCCGCTCCAGGGGGCCGGGAGCCGAGTGCTCCCGTCGCGGAGGCCGACGCGGACCTGGCCGGCGGAGCGGAGGCCGCGGCCGGGCGCGAGGACGGCGGCGGCGTGCGGGACCTGTCCTGGTCCGTGCCCGGACCCGGACCCGGACCCGGACCCGGCCACGGTCCCGGCGTCGCGGAGGTCGTCGCGCGGGCCGTGGCGCGGATGGAGGAGGACGACACGCAGGACCTGCCCCGGGTCGGGGCACTGCGCGGGGTCGCCGTGAGCGAGGTGCCGGTGCACCTGCCCTTCCGGGGCGCGGCCCAGCCGCAAGCCCAGCAAGTCCAGCAAGTCCAGCAAGCCCAGCAAGCAGGGCAGGCCCCGCAAACGCGGCGCGGACCGCAGGCCAAGGCTCCGGTCCCGGTGGGCGCGCCCGCCGGTGCGGCCGTCCGGACCGTCCCCGGACGCCGCGTACCCCGCGGGGACGACCGCCTCCGGGAGCACCACGGACCGGTGCTCCCCGGCTGGATCGGCGTGGCCGTCGGCGGGCTCGCCCTGGCCGGCTGCACGGTCGTGCTGTGGCGGGCCGGGGCCGTTCCCGACGCCCTCGCCGTGGCGTTCGGCGCGGAGCCCCGCCCCTACCGCGGTCTGCAAGCCCGCTTCTG harbors:
- a CDS encoding SPFH domain-containing protein gives rise to the protein MTEATMYPTRTTSTTGTFQVPPRPAPTPTPTPTPTPTPVPVPVAVPVPVPVPSERTATEWAAPTGWTVAPTPVAPLAAAPVPAEPAFAAPVFAAPQPVSPMPAAEPDREQPLAAATAHGRAPWEAAAGRPAQAWSEDRAAHGPFAAESARGDLLASGAAHHRPARAAEAARSDVPAARVDIPHPQDEEAVYAGAAAPRLRNADTETARPHPQDNPWPPAAEPEPVFHTAGADRVPPPGASGSDRQAGPYAARDLAHDLPVPVGAMAEPAPTAPAPSDAPKGDPFTFTGPAFRDAPARPDHGPAGTAPQTGSGFPGAAARTDCRTAGTEPGFDDAAVRAETRSAVAPAGPFGRAESGSDQQEVHGGSPVAPAPAWSVPAPALADRDDLRDQSRSVPGPAGAVREQAADGGVPARAEDRPAAPRGGADRPGGAEPGGTEPCGGPAFDGGAGPRAARPGPRADTVEQSARTAGEPAGAVAAAAATVSRVVTAPGGSGRPFGQAGTAASAGSVFDGGADSDGPSAGHPCAGPAEQHEQPAPGGREPSAPVAEADADLAGGAEAAAGREDGGGVRDLSWSVPGPGPGPGPGHGPGVAEVVARAVARMEEDDTQDLPRVGALRGVAVSEVPVHLPFRGAAQPQAQQVQQVQQAQQAGQAPQTRRGPQAKAPVPVGAPAGAAVRTVPGRRVPRGDDRLREHHGPVLPGWIGVAVGGLALAGCTVVLWRAGAVPDALAVAFGAEPRPYRGLQARFWPPLAFLGVVALLALGGLGRGRAGHAWVLTLFGRYRGTVRRSGLTWISPLLLRRRVDVRLRHWRSDPMPAVDSGGLALQVVVQVVWQVKDTARATLAVADHVDYLAEQVESAMARVLSQLPADAFHEDAPTLRDAEAVGDALTRMLAAETEAVGVEVFSAQPTRIEYAPEVADAMRRRRVAAIDAKHRDAVLTSVVDAVDDTVHRLTSRGLVELDDYERKALVKDLTVAFYTGRAE